From the genome of Mixophyes fleayi isolate aMixFle1 chromosome 2, aMixFle1.hap1, whole genome shotgun sequence, one region includes:
- the CLNS1A gene encoding methylosome subunit pICln — MSVQLSHISPPGHGVRRLQPGTEAVLSGERLGSGTLYISESQLSWLNSSGLGFSLEYPSISLHAISRDTTAYPDEHLYVMVNSKLADSDGKEAKMKADGEEESEEDDDDDDDEEPITEVRFVPEDKSDLGEMFTAMCECQALHPDIEDQDSDDDFEGEEYDVEAHEQSQGDIPTFYTYEEGLSRLTSEGQATLERLEGMLANSVASQHTMAGVRTEDSAVEYEDGMDVEAVPAESGQFEDADVDH, encoded by the exons ATGTCCGTCCAGCTCAGTCACATCTCGCCGCCCGGACACGGGGTGAGGCGGCTGCAGCCGGGCACCGAGGCGGTGCTGAGCGGTGAGAGACTGGGGAGCGGCACCCTGTACATCAGCGAGAG TCAGTTGTCATGGTTGAATAGTTCTGGACTTGGCTTTTCCTTGGAGTACCCCTCAATTAGTCTGCACGCTATTTCCAGAGATACCACGGCTTATCCTGATGAGCATCTCTACGTCATGGTGAACAGCAAGCTGGCGG ATAGTGATGGAAAAGAAGCAAAGATGAAAGCTGACGGGGAAGAAGAGAGTGAGGAGGacgacgacgatgatgatgatgaggagccAATCACAGAAGTCCGCTTTGTTCCTGAAGATAAATCTGATT TAGGAGAGATGTTCACGGCGATGTGTGAGTGTCAGGCCCTCCACCCTGACATTGAGGATCAGGACTCAGATGATGATTTTGAAGGAGAGGAGTATGACGTGGAGGCACATG AACAAAGTCAAGGTGATATCCCCACGTTTTACACATACGAGGAAGGCTTGTCCCGTCTCACCTCGGAAGGTCAGGCTACTCTAGAGAGATTAGAGGGCATGCTGGCCAATTCCGTGGCTAGTCAGCACACCATGGCCGGGGTTAGGACTGAAGACTCTGCTGTGGAATATGAAG ATGGGATGGATGTGGAAGCCGTACCCGCGGAGTCCGGACAGTTTGAAGACGCAGATGTTGATCACTGA